One Setaria italica strain Yugu1 chromosome II, Setaria_italica_v2.0, whole genome shotgun sequence DNA segment encodes these proteins:
- the LOC101753336 gene encoding PHD finger protein ALFIN-LIKE 9 gives MDPGYNPRTVEEVFRDFKGRRAGIIRALTTDVEDFYQQCDPEKENLCLYGFPNENWEVNLPAEEVPPELPEPALGINFARDGMLEKDWLSMIAVHSDAWLLSVAFYFGARFGFDKNDRKRLFGMINELPTTFEVVSGKSKIKAPPTNNNHSNSKSKPNNKTKSSEPKVKQPKPPQPQVKAEDPAPAEEGPAAEEEDDGGSGASEGEHGETLCGACGESYGPDEFWICCDICEKWFHGKCVKITAAKAEHIKQYKCPSCTGGGGGGNSSNKRARPS, from the exons ATGGACCCAGGGTACAACCCCCGGACGGTGGAGGAGGTGTTCCGCGACTTCAagggccgccgcgccgggatAATCCGCGCGCTCACCACCG ATGTGGAGGATTTCTACCAGCAATGCGACCCGG AAAAGGAAAACCTGTGCCTGTATGGGTTTCCCAATGAGAATTGGGAAGTAAATTTGCCCGCAGAAGAGGTGCCACCTGAGCTCCCTGAGCCAGCATTGGGCATAAACTTTGCACGAGATGGAATGCTAGAAAAAGATTGGTTGTCGATGATCGCTGTACACAGTGATGCTTGGTTACTTTCAGTTGCATTTTACTTTGGTGCTCGATTCGGTTTTGATAAAAATGACAG GAAGCGACTGTTTGGTATGATTAACGAGCTTCCCACGACTTTTGAAGTTGTTAGTGGGAAGAGTAAAATCAAGGCACCACCGACCAATAATAACCATAGCAATAGCAAATCTAAGCCCAACAATAAAACG AAATCATCGGAGCCTAAGGTGAAGCAGCCAAAGCCACCACAGCCCCAGGTGAAGGCAGAAGACCCTGCCCCTGCAGAGGAAGGCCCAGCtgccgaggaggaagacgatggcggcagcggtgctaGCGAAGGCGAGCACGGGGAGACACTCTGCGGCGCGTGCGGGGAGAGCTATGGCCCCGACGAGTTCTGGATCTGCTGCGACATCTGCGAGAAGTGGTTCCATGGCAAGTGCGTCAAGATCACGGCAGCCAAAGCGGAGCACATCAAGCAGTACAAGTGCCCGTCCTgcactggcggcggtggcggcggcaacagcagcaacaagcgAGCCCGTCCGTCCTAA